One genomic segment of Primulina tabacum isolate GXHZ01 chromosome 9, ASM2559414v2, whole genome shotgun sequence includes these proteins:
- the LOC142556556 gene encoding uncharacterized protein LOC142556556, which yields MRGKRSRDVASSTQHATSLETDASASLVPVKVMEPSKADAAEPKIVNDVSTLVHQSAGESDQLKMGGFLEKCHYCQMRIAQNSEVFMYSNLCAFCSAECRDFQIAKDQLVERQSGNPREKIVPGLGIYNVKG from the exons ATGCGGGGAAAGCGCAGCCGAGACGTTGCTTCATCCACTCAACATGCGACGTCTCTTGAAACGGACGCCTCTGCTTCCCTTGTCCCGGTGAAGGTTATGGAGCCATCTAAAGCCGACGCCGCCGAGCCGAAGATTGTGAACGATGTTTCAACGCTGGTGCATCAGAGTGCTGGTGAATCTGATCAGCTTAAAATGGGCGGTTTTCTGGAGAAATGTCACTATTGCCAGATGCGGATAGCGCAGAACTCGGAGGTCTTCATGTATAG TAATCTCTGTGCATTTTGCTCTGCTGAGTGCCGGGATTTTCAAATTGCAAAAGACCAATTGGTGGAGAGACAATCAGGAAATCCCCGGGAGAAGATAGTTCCAGGCCTGGGGATTTATAATGTGAAGGGTTAG
- the LOC142504602 gene encoding rho GTPase-activating protein 2-like encodes MVGMVMVTRGGGCGGGGGYGKSSKSALVVEAHDNQQEDQQHQQLSLMDFILVALRKSMVSCRLDCNSEVISAVHHMDIGFPTNVQHIAHVTFDRFNGFSGLPVEFEVEIPCKVPSASVSVFGVSADSMQCSYDTRGNSVPTILLLMQERLYGQGGLKAEGIFRINPENGQEERVRGQLNSGVVPGDIDVHCLAGLIKAWFRELPSGVLDGLLPEQVLQCSTEEESVELINQLKPTESALLNWAVNLMADVVEYEEFNKMNPRNIAMVFAPNMTQMSDPLTALMHAVQVLNLLKTLITKTLRERDEESGGGYSPTSSRSFDIQSDEEYDSQQEMDTSCESTVSASDDDDHQALGSTGGSNDKYEVESLREIEECFLRQLDENETAKNDFRKQLEGILSREHASPKSNQDSGFLFSASRMGSSCLSTSDGEDSGASSAALGLKMDAKSQLTRDMDMAESSVIHEQS; translated from the exons ATGGTTGGAATGGTTATGGTGACGAGAGGCGGTGGctgcggcggcggcggcggttaCGGGAAGAGCTCGAAATCTGCATTGGTGGTGGAGGCGCATGATAACCAGCAAGAAGaccagcagcatcagcagctcTCATTGATGGATTTCATCTTAGTAGCTCTGAGAAAATCCATGGTTTCATGCCGTTTGGACTGTAATTCCGAGGTCATCTCCGCCGTTCATCACATGGATATTGGGTTTCCCACGAATGTCCAGCACATAGCCCATGTGACATTCGACCGGTTTAATGGGTTTTCGGGGCTTCCCGTTGAGTTCGAGGTTGAGATTCCATGCAAGGTCCCTAGTGCTAG TGTCAGTGTATTTGGCGTTTCAGCAGATTCGATGCAGTGTTCCTACGACACAAGAGGCAATAGTGTCCCGACTATTCTTTTACTTATGCAGGAAAGATTATATGGTCAAGGTGGTCTAAAG GCGGAAGGAATTTTTCGGATAAATCCCGAGAATGGTCAAGAAGAACGTGTAAGGGGCCAGCTCAACAGCGGCGTTGTCCCAGGTGACATCGATGTGCATTGTCTAGCTGGTCTGATCAAAGCATGGTTTCGTGAGCTCCCGTCTGGCGTACTTGACGGGCTTCTACCGGAACAAGTGTTGCAGTGCAGTACCGAAGAGGAATCGGTCGAGCTCATCAATCAGCTTAAACCAACAGAGAGTGCGTTGCTCAACTGGGCTGTCAATCTAATGGCTGATGTTGTCGAGTACGAAGAATTCAACAAAATGAATCCCAGAAACATTGCTATGGTTTTTGCTCCAAACATGACTCAG ATGTCGGACCCATTGACAGCCCTTATGCACGCCGTGCAAGTATTGAACTTATTGAAGACGCTGATCACGAAAACGCTACGAGAACGCGATGAGGAATCCGGAGGAGGGTATTCTCCCACTTCATCTCGTTCGTTCGACATACAATCTGATGAGGAATATGACAGTCAACAAGAGATGGATACGAGCTGCGAATCAACGGTGTCTGCCTCGGATGATGATGATCATCAAGCTCTGGGTAGCACTGGAGGAAGCAATGACAAATACGAGGTTGAGTCACTGAGAGAGATTGAAGAGTGCTTCTTAAGGCAACTGGATGAGAACGAGACTGCAAAAAACGACTTCCGGAAACAACTTGAGGGAATTCTGAGCAGAGAACATGCTAGCCCCAAAAGTAATCAAGATTCCGGTTTTCTGTTTTCCGCTAGCAGGATGGGAAGTTCATGCCTCAGCACAAGCGACggcgaggactcaggagcaagTTCGGCTGCTCTAGGCCTTAAGATGGACGCCAAGAGTCAACTCACACGAGACATGGATATGGCGGAGAGTTCTGTCATCCATGAGCAATCTTGA
- the LOC142556405 gene encoding uncharacterized protein LOC142556405 codes for MYHCYSGTLTLDSPVSRFNTRRVSFLPQLLLSSKSCNLIDLFSLSLITQCPGITVTIATHTSRMILLQLENSIMLDTNTRQMCEDEWMGCKIINNHIGRDVLGEFLMR; via the exons ATGTATCATTGTTACTCGGGAACATTGACGCTCGACTCTCCAGTCTCCAGATTCAATACCCGTAGGGTTAGCTTTCTGCCTCAGCTTCTCCTCAGTTCAAAGAGCTGCAACTTGATT GATTTATTTTCGCTTAGCTTAATCACACAATGCCCAG GTATTACTGTGACTATTGCGACACATACCTCACGCATGATTCT CCTTCAGTTAGAAAACAGCATAATGCTGGATACAAACACAAG GCAAATGTGCGAAGATGAATGGATGGGATGTAAAATTATCAATAATCACATAGGAAG agaTGTATTAGGTGAGTTTTTAATGAGGTGA